The following are encoded together in the Geobacter sulfurreducens PCA genome:
- a CDS encoding putative 2-dehydropantoate 2-reductase, which produces MKIAIVGAGALGLYYGALLQRAGEDVHFLLRRDFEAIVRNGLKVFSTDGDFVLPHVKGYRTPDEIGAADLVLVGLKTFANDRYEELIRPLVGAETRILTLQNGLGNEEALAALFGPERVIGGVAFLCSNRGEPGEVHHLGAGRITLGEFLPRDREWTEALAALFVRAGVECRATGDLKRARWEKLVWNIPFNGLCALLQQPVNLLLARDASRTLVREIMHEVIAAANAQGLTVPIAPAYADSMLEFTDRMGEYKPSMQIDREEGRPLEIWAIFRTPLAYGSQRGIAMPRVEMLATLLEQSAG; this is translated from the coding sequence ATGAAAATAGCCATTGTCGGCGCCGGAGCCCTGGGGCTCTACTACGGCGCGCTGCTGCAGCGGGCGGGGGAGGACGTGCATTTTCTTCTGCGCCGCGATTTCGAGGCAATCGTTCGCAACGGCCTCAAGGTATTCTCCACTGACGGTGACTTTGTCCTCCCCCACGTGAAAGGATACCGGACCCCTGATGAGATCGGTGCCGCAGATCTGGTTCTGGTGGGGCTGAAGACCTTTGCCAACGATCGGTATGAGGAGTTGATCCGTCCGCTGGTGGGGGCTGAGACCCGGATCCTGACCCTTCAGAACGGGTTGGGGAACGAGGAGGCACTGGCCGCCCTGTTCGGCCCTGAGCGGGTCATCGGCGGGGTGGCCTTTCTCTGTTCCAACCGGGGTGAGCCGGGAGAGGTGCACCACCTTGGTGCGGGCCGGATCACCCTGGGCGAATTTCTTCCCCGCGACCGGGAATGGACCGAGGCGCTGGCCGCCCTGTTCGTGCGGGCAGGAGTGGAGTGCCGTGCAACCGGCGACCTGAAGCGGGCCCGCTGGGAGAAGCTGGTCTGGAACATTCCGTTCAACGGCCTGTGCGCCCTGCTGCAGCAGCCGGTCAACCTGCTCCTGGCGCGGGATGCGAGCCGCACGCTGGTGCGGGAGATCATGCATGAGGTGATTGCCGCGGCCAATGCCCAGGGGTTGACCGTGCCCATAGCCCCGGCATACGCGGACAGCATGCTGGAATTCACCGACAGGATGGGCGAATACAAACCCTCCATGCAGATCGACCGGGAAGAGGGGAGGCCCCTGGAGATCTGGGCCATCTTCCGGACGCCCCTTGCCTACGGCAGCCAACGGGGTATCGCCATGCCCCGGGTGGAGATGCTGGCAACGCTGCTGGAGCAGTCTGCCGGCTAG
- a CDS encoding ABC transporter permease: MRPANILHLGIKELRSLLRDPIMLVLIVYAFTLAIYSGATAMPETLHNAPIAIVDEDHSQLSRRIVDAFYPPQFVPPVLIGRAEMDARMDAGIDTFAIDIPPDFQRDVLAGRSPAIQLNVDATRMSQAFAGSGHIQTIVNGEIASFLQRYRSNHAPPVDLALRARFNPELNKSWFGGVMKVIDNVTMLSIILTGAALLREREHGTVEHLLAMPVTPFEIMTGKVWAMALVVLAATACSLLFVVQGLLKVPVEGSILLFLAGTALHLFATTSLGIFLGTLARSMPQFGLLVMLILLPLQILSGGTTPRESMPGFVQAVMLAAPNTHFVMLAQAILYRGAGISVVWPQFVSLALIGAVLFAVSLARFRKTIGTMA; encoded by the coding sequence ATGCGGCCTGCAAACATTCTCCATCTCGGCATCAAAGAGCTCCGCAGCCTGCTGCGGGATCCCATCATGCTCGTCCTGATCGTCTATGCCTTCACCCTCGCCATCTACTCCGGCGCCACGGCCATGCCCGAAACCCTCCACAACGCTCCCATCGCCATTGTGGACGAGGACCACTCCCAACTCTCGCGGCGCATCGTCGATGCGTTCTATCCCCCCCAGTTCGTCCCGCCTGTCCTTATTGGCCGAGCCGAGATGGACGCCCGGATGGATGCCGGTATTGATACCTTTGCCATTGATATTCCCCCGGATTTTCAGCGCGACGTGCTGGCCGGCCGCTCCCCCGCTATCCAGCTCAACGTGGATGCCACCCGCATGAGCCAGGCCTTTGCCGGCAGCGGCCACATTCAGACCATTGTCAACGGCGAGATCGCGAGTTTCCTCCAAAGATACCGCTCGAACCATGCCCCTCCGGTGGATCTGGCACTGCGGGCGCGGTTCAACCCGGAGTTGAACAAATCGTGGTTCGGGGGGGTCATGAAGGTCATCGACAACGTGACCATGCTTTCGATTATTCTCACCGGGGCGGCGCTCCTCCGCGAGCGGGAGCACGGCACGGTCGAGCACCTCCTGGCCATGCCGGTAACTCCCTTCGAGATCATGACGGGCAAGGTGTGGGCCATGGCCCTGGTGGTACTCGCCGCCACGGCCTGTTCACTCCTGTTCGTGGTCCAGGGGCTTCTGAAGGTTCCTGTCGAGGGCTCCATCCTCCTGTTCCTGGCCGGTACGGCTCTGCACCTGTTCGCTACCACTTCCCTGGGGATTTTCCTCGGCACCCTGGCCCGCTCCATGCCCCAGTTCGGGCTCCTGGTGATGCTGATCCTGCTGCCGCTGCAGATCCTTTCGGGTGGGACGACCCCCCGGGAGAGCATGCCCGGCTTTGTTCAGGCCGTGATGCTGGCAGCCCCCAATACTCATTTCGTCATGCTTGCCCAGGCAATCCTCTACCGGGGTGCCGGGATTTCCGTGGTCTGGCCCCAGTTCGTCTCCCTTGCCCTGATTGGCGCGGTGCTGTTTGCCGTGTCTCTGGCTCGCTTCCGCAAGACGATCGGGACGATGGCGTAA
- the rbbA gene encoding ribosome-associated ATPase/putative transporter RbbA: MNAREPAAAEQPPVVRLKGVGLRYGKTPALENISLDLPAGCMVGFIGPDGVGKSSLFSLIAGSRAVQSGAVEVLGGSMADRGHRRTVCPRVAFMPQGLGRNLYPTLSVFENADFFARLFGHGRRERERRILELLRATGLEPFSDRPAGKLSGGMKQKLGLCCALIHDPDLLVLDEPTTGVDPLSRRQFWELIDRIRAKRPGMSVLVATAYMEEAARFDWLVAMNGGRVLATGSPAELLAQTGTAALEEAFIALLPPSQREGHRPVEVFPRETDVSAEAAIEAHGLTMRFGEFTAVDHVSFRIGRGEIFGFLGSNGCGKTTTMKMLTGLLPASEGEAWLFGRPVDSQDIDTRRRVGYMTQSFSLYGELTVRQNLVLHARLFRLPEKGIPARVKEMAERFGLVEVMESLPDALPLGQRQRLSLAVAMIHGPEMLILDEPTSGVDPVARDAFWHIMLDLARRDGVTIFISTHFMNEAERCDRISLMHAGRVLVSDTPAALIERRGAASLEEAFIGYLEEAATDSDAMAPPLQEHALSPQPRAPSDLGPAREGGPEGGGFFSLRRLFSYTRREALELRRDPIRLTLALLGSVILMLVIGYGINLDVENLSFAVLDRDQTTLSRDYALNLAGSRYFNERPPIIDYGDLDRRMRAGEISLAIEIPPGFGRDLRRGAPVTVGAWIDGAMPTRAETVRGYVQGMHAQWLSVLAREHATALSGAGAATIETRFRYNPDVKSLPAMVPAVIPLLLMMIPAMLTALSVVREKELGSIVNLYVTPVTRLEFLLGKQGPYVALAMLNFLLLTALAVFVFQVPLKGSFPTLATAAFLYVTAATALGLVISTFMRSQIAALFGTALLTLLPAVQFSGMIDPVSSLEGAGAMIGRAYPTTHFLTIARGTFSKGLDFHDLYSSFLSLALAVPILTGLGGALLRKQEH, translated from the coding sequence ATGAACGCGCGGGAACCGGCAGCCGCCGAGCAGCCCCCCGTGGTCCGGCTGAAGGGGGTCGGTCTCCGTTACGGCAAGACCCCGGCGCTTGAGAATATCTCCCTTGATCTCCCCGCCGGCTGCATGGTCGGATTCATCGGCCCCGACGGGGTGGGTAAATCGAGCCTCTTCTCGCTCATCGCCGGTTCCCGGGCGGTCCAGTCCGGTGCCGTGGAGGTGCTCGGGGGGAGCATGGCCGACCGTGGCCACCGGCGCACAGTCTGCCCCCGGGTGGCCTTCATGCCCCAGGGGCTCGGCAGGAATCTCTATCCCACCCTGTCGGTCTTCGAGAATGCCGATTTCTTCGCCCGCCTTTTCGGCCACGGCCGCCGGGAGCGGGAGCGCCGCATCCTTGAGCTGTTGCGGGCAACGGGCCTTGAGCCTTTTTCCGATCGGCCGGCGGGCAAACTGTCCGGCGGCATGAAGCAGAAGCTGGGTCTGTGCTGCGCCCTGATTCACGACCCTGATCTTCTGGTCCTGGACGAGCCCACCACCGGCGTCGACCCCCTGTCGCGCCGCCAATTCTGGGAGCTCATCGACCGCATCCGCGCCAAACGGCCAGGGATGAGCGTGCTGGTGGCCACCGCCTACATGGAAGAAGCGGCACGTTTCGACTGGCTGGTGGCCATGAACGGGGGGCGAGTCCTGGCCACGGGCTCTCCGGCCGAACTTCTGGCCCAAACCGGCACTGCCGCCCTGGAAGAGGCGTTCATCGCCCTTCTTCCCCCATCCCAGCGGGAAGGTCATCGGCCGGTAGAGGTTTTTCCCCGGGAAACCGACGTTTCCGCCGAGGCAGCCATCGAGGCCCATGGCCTTACCATGCGCTTTGGCGAGTTCACGGCCGTCGACCACGTGAGCTTCCGCATCGGGCGGGGGGAGATCTTCGGCTTCCTGGGCTCCAACGGCTGCGGCAAAACGACCACCATGAAGATGCTGACCGGCCTCCTGCCGGCCAGCGAAGGGGAGGCGTGGCTCTTCGGCCGTCCCGTGGACTCCCAGGACATCGATACCCGCCGCCGGGTCGGCTACATGACCCAGTCTTTCTCCCTTTACGGCGAACTGACGGTGCGGCAGAACCTGGTGCTCCACGCCCGTCTCTTCAGGCTGCCGGAAAAGGGGATCCCGGCCCGGGTGAAGGAGATGGCGGAGCGATTCGGTTTGGTGGAGGTGATGGAGAGCCTCCCCGATGCCCTGCCCCTGGGGCAGCGCCAGCGGCTTTCCCTGGCGGTGGCCATGATCCACGGCCCGGAGATGCTGATTCTGGACGAGCCCACCTCGGGGGTCGATCCGGTGGCCCGCGATGCGTTCTGGCATATCATGCTCGACCTGGCGCGCCGGGACGGGGTCACCATCTTCATCTCAACCCACTTCATGAACGAGGCCGAGCGTTGCGACCGCATCTCGTTGATGCACGCGGGGCGGGTGCTGGTGAGCGACACCCCGGCTGCCCTGATCGAAAGACGGGGGGCAGCGAGCCTGGAAGAGGCCTTCATCGGCTACCTTGAGGAGGCGGCCACGGACTCCGATGCCATGGCGCCGCCTCTGCAAGAGCACGCCCTTTCCCCTCAACCGCGCGCTCCCTCTGACCTCGGTCCGGCCAGGGAGGGAGGACCCGAAGGGGGCGGCTTCTTCAGCCTGCGCCGCCTGTTCAGCTACACCCGGCGCGAGGCATTGGAACTGCGCCGGGATCCGATCCGCCTGACCCTGGCGCTCCTGGGGAGCGTTATCCTCATGCTCGTCATAGGATATGGCATCAACCTGGACGTGGAGAATCTTTCCTTCGCGGTCCTCGACCGGGACCAGACCACCCTCAGCCGCGATTACGCCCTTAACCTCGCCGGTTCACGCTACTTCAACGAACGTCCTCCCATCATCGACTATGGCGACCTGGACCGGCGCATGCGGGCCGGCGAGATCAGCCTGGCCATCGAGATCCCCCCCGGCTTCGGCCGAGACCTGCGCAGGGGGGCTCCGGTGACGGTGGGGGCCTGGATCGACGGCGCCATGCCCACCCGTGCCGAGACGGTGCGCGGCTACGTGCAGGGGATGCATGCGCAGTGGCTGTCGGTCCTGGCCCGGGAGCATGCCACGGCTCTCTCCGGGGCCGGGGCTGCCACCATTGAAACGCGCTTCCGCTACAACCCCGACGTGAAAAGCCTGCCGGCCATGGTGCCGGCGGTCATTCCGCTGCTGCTCATGATGATTCCGGCCATGCTGACCGCTCTGTCCGTGGTGCGGGAAAAGGAGCTGGGCTCCATCGTCAATCTCTACGTCACTCCGGTCACCCGGCTGGAATTCCTCCTCGGCAAGCAGGGTCCATACGTGGCACTGGCCATGCTCAACTTTCTCCTCCTCACCGCCCTGGCCGTCTTCGTGTTCCAGGTTCCCCTGAAGGGGAGCTTCCCAACCCTTGCCACGGCCGCGTTCCTCTACGTAACCGCTGCCACCGCGCTGGGACTGGTGATCTCCACCTTCATGCGGAGCCAGATAGCGGCCCTCTTCGGAACGGCGCTCCTGACCCTCCTGCCTGCGGTCCAGTTTTCCGGCATGATCGACCCGGTTTCCTCCCTCGAAGGGGCAGGGGCCATGATCGGCAGGGCGTACCCCACCACCCATTTCCTGACCATCGCCCGGGGCACCTTTTCAAAAGGGCTCGATTTCCATGACCTCTACTCCTCATTCCTTTCCCTGGCACTGGCTGTCCCCATCCTGACCGGCCTCGGGGGAGCATTGCTCAGGAAACAGGAGCACTGA
- a CDS encoding alpha/beta hydrolase, producing the protein MKRFIVLFFLAACFPLAPNAAAAPQSYFYPFVNPYEATVMELPRNFEVRLPEKVPSREFTLKVFPAREIPPAFWYEDGLVCTLAYQNHRAPLVFIIAGTGASHNTPRMVKLRSALYQGGFHVISLTSPTHMDFVVNASSGLPGDPLDDARDLYRVMEMAYDAVRDTIDVSGFDLAGYSLGAFNAAFVARLDEEEKRFNFSKVLLINPPVSLYESVAALDQLLVENVPQGMEQFDAWFRSVFAEFSHVSREVGPGSLSGDFIYSAYKRFPPNEENLAALIGLSFRMSAANMIFTADVMNGGGYIVPRNARLTATSSLTRYATVSLHTRFTDYFDEWFFPNRRHREPSLTRQALLARMSLRSQEAYLRNADKVGLIHNEDDIILAPGDIDYLQGVFGGRARLFPTGGHMGNMFHPDVVSFMIDFLAGKER; encoded by the coding sequence ATGAAGCGGTTCATCGTCCTGTTTTTCCTGGCGGCGTGTTTCCCCCTGGCTCCGAACGCGGCGGCCGCGCCTCAGTCATATTTTTATCCCTTCGTAAATCCCTATGAGGCAACCGTCATGGAGTTGCCGAGAAATTTCGAGGTCAGGCTTCCCGAGAAGGTCCCGTCCCGGGAGTTCACCCTGAAGGTGTTTCCCGCCCGCGAGATCCCGCCGGCCTTCTGGTACGAAGATGGTCTCGTCTGCACCCTGGCCTACCAGAACCATCGGGCACCCCTGGTCTTCATCATTGCCGGAACCGGGGCCAGCCACAACACCCCACGCATGGTAAAGCTCCGGAGCGCCCTGTACCAGGGTGGGTTCCACGTCATCTCCCTGACGTCGCCAACCCATATGGATTTCGTGGTGAACGCCTCGTCGGGGCTCCCGGGGGATCCCCTCGACGACGCGCGGGATCTCTACCGGGTCATGGAGATGGCCTATGACGCGGTGCGGGATACCATAGACGTTTCGGGCTTCGATCTTGCCGGCTACAGCCTTGGCGCGTTCAACGCGGCGTTTGTCGCCCGGCTCGACGAAGAGGAGAAACGATTCAATTTCAGCAAGGTTCTTCTCATCAACCCTCCGGTCAGCCTGTATGAGTCAGTGGCGGCCCTGGATCAACTGCTGGTGGAGAACGTCCCGCAGGGGATGGAGCAGTTCGACGCCTGGTTCCGCAGCGTTTTTGCCGAATTTTCCCACGTCAGCAGGGAGGTGGGGCCGGGAAGTCTCAGCGGGGATTTCATCTACAGCGCCTATAAGCGGTTTCCTCCCAATGAGGAGAATCTTGCCGCACTCATCGGCCTTTCTTTCCGCATGAGTGCGGCCAACATGATTTTCACCGCCGACGTCATGAACGGTGGCGGCTATATCGTCCCCAGAAATGCGAGGCTCACCGCCACCTCGTCCCTCACCCGCTACGCCACGGTCTCGTTGCACACGCGCTTCACCGACTATTTCGACGAATGGTTCTTTCCCAACCGCCGGCACCGCGAACCGTCCCTGACCCGTCAGGCTCTGCTGGCGCGCATGAGCCTCCGTTCCCAGGAGGCCTACCTGCGGAACGCGGACAAAGTCGGGCTGATCCATAACGAGGACGATATCATTCTCGCTCCGGGAGATATCGACTACCTCCAGGGAGTCTTTGGCGGACGAGCCCGGTTGTTCCCCACCGGTGGCCACATGGGAAACATGTTCCACCCCGACGTGGTCTCATTCATGATCGATTTTCTGGCCGGGAAGGAGAGGTGA
- a CDS encoding MlaA family lipoprotein, protein MGTVLARIKLLLVILAALLPAAGCSSLPQAVPAGALPLRTYEDVVKEGMSPMFEVDDSLEGFNRGVYRFNYYFDEFLFRPVVRTYETIMPDYAEERVSSAIDNIGEVGNLANNLLQLKFKAAGITVSRFVINSTVGVAGLWDPAGAWGLRRQPEDFGQTLGRYGVGNGSYLVLPVLGPSNVRDTTGLAVDSAAFTLAGPAAWVDNAAITAAYTGTSAVDRRHRIPFRYRQTGSPFEYELLRMLYTMKREDDVAN, encoded by the coding sequence ATGGGCACCGTCCTTGCGAGAATCAAGCTCCTGTTGGTGATCCTTGCGGCCCTTCTGCCGGCGGCGGGATGCAGTAGCCTTCCCCAGGCGGTTCCCGCCGGCGCCTTGCCCCTGCGCACCTACGAGGATGTGGTCAAGGAGGGGATGTCACCGATGTTTGAAGTGGACGACTCCCTGGAAGGTTTCAACCGGGGAGTATACCGGTTCAACTACTATTTCGACGAGTTCCTGTTCCGTCCCGTTGTCCGCACCTACGAAACCATCATGCCCGATTACGCCGAAGAACGGGTTTCCAGTGCCATCGACAACATCGGCGAAGTGGGCAACCTCGCCAATAACCTCCTGCAGCTCAAGTTCAAGGCCGCCGGTATCACCGTGAGCCGCTTCGTCATCAACTCCACTGTCGGCGTTGCCGGGCTCTGGGATCCGGCCGGCGCCTGGGGCCTCAGGCGCCAGCCGGAGGATTTCGGCCAAACCCTCGGCCGCTACGGGGTAGGGAACGGCTCATATCTCGTCCTTCCGGTCCTGGGGCCATCCAATGTCCGGGACACAACCGGCCTTGCCGTGGACTCGGCAGCCTTCACTCTGGCCGGTCCCGCTGCCTGGGTCGACAATGCCGCCATTACCGCGGCCTACACCGGCACCTCCGCCGTGGACAGGCGGCACCGGATACCGTTCCGCTATCGCCAGACCGGTTCGCCGTTCGAGTACGAATTGCTCCGGATGCTGTACACCATGAAGCGGGAGGACGACGTGGCCAACTGA
- a CDS encoding HlyD family secretion protein: MTGQWRRLLIRIAVVLALAALGFAAWQKFGGSNRDKGLVGGNGRIEAVEIDVAAKAAGRVREILVREGDFVTAGQVVAVMDTEVLEAQLREAEAYYRQTQTAIATERSQLAQRESEKAATVAVVGQREAELVNARKRWERSAELAAKGAMSQQETDDDYTGFQSAAAAVSSARAQVAAAEAAIATARTRVVGAGSMVDAARATIERIQADIRDSALKAPRDGRVQYKVAQVGEVVGAGGRVLSLVDLSDVYMTFFLPTAAAGKVALGTEVRLVLDAAPRYVIPARVSFVSDVAQFTPKTVETASEREKLMFRVRAQIPVELLKKHITRVKTGLPGMAYVRLDTATPWPERLTTGLVQ, from the coding sequence ATGACCGGTCAATGGAGAAGATTGCTGATTCGGATCGCCGTGGTGCTGGCGCTGGCGGCCCTGGGTTTTGCCGCGTGGCAGAAATTCGGCGGGAGCAACAGGGACAAGGGGCTGGTCGGCGGCAACGGCCGCATCGAGGCGGTGGAGATAGATGTGGCCGCCAAGGCTGCCGGCCGGGTCAGGGAGATACTGGTGCGCGAGGGGGATTTCGTCACCGCCGGCCAGGTGGTGGCGGTTATGGACACGGAAGTCCTTGAAGCCCAGCTCCGCGAGGCCGAGGCATATTATCGCCAGACGCAGACCGCCATCGCCACGGAGCGCAGCCAACTGGCCCAGAGGGAAAGCGAGAAGGCGGCGACTGTGGCGGTGGTCGGGCAGCGGGAGGCCGAGCTCGTCAATGCCCGCAAACGGTGGGAACGTTCCGCTGAGCTTGCAGCAAAAGGAGCCATGTCCCAGCAGGAAACCGATGATGACTATACGGGATTCCAAAGCGCCGCAGCCGCCGTAAGTTCGGCCCGGGCCCAGGTTGCCGCCGCCGAGGCTGCCATTGCAACGGCCCGCACCCGGGTGGTGGGGGCGGGGTCCATGGTCGACGCCGCCCGGGCCACCATTGAGCGGATCCAGGCGGATATCAGGGACAGCGCCCTCAAGGCCCCCCGTGATGGCCGGGTCCAGTACAAGGTCGCCCAGGTGGGCGAGGTGGTCGGCGCCGGCGGACGGGTTCTCAGTCTTGTCGATCTGAGCGACGTTTACATGACGTTTTTCCTGCCCACTGCTGCGGCAGGCAAGGTTGCGCTCGGAACCGAGGTGCGGCTGGTACTGGATGCCGCTCCCCGGTACGTGATTCCCGCCAGGGTGTCGTTTGTTTCCGACGTGGCCCAGTTCACCCCCAAGACCGTGGAAACGGCCAGTGAACGGGAGAAGCTGATGTTCCGCGTCCGGGCCCAGATCCCCGTGGAGCTCCTCAAAAAGCACATCACCCGGGTTAAGACCGGCCTCCCCGGCATGGCCTACGTGCGGCTCGACACCGCTACCCCGTGGCCGGAACGCCTGACAACGGGACTCGTACAATGA
- a CDS encoding response regulator, with protein sequence MGRINVLIVDDDVNFLYVLGLLLESKDLEVTSASRGAEAVDIVRKTTFDMVITDFSMPGMNGLELAAAVKELHPDLPVMMVTCEVTSDLIEMATDVGICRVLDKPVNVGRLLADIRHFSRRKGRHTPA encoded by the coding sequence ATGGGAAGAATTAACGTTCTTATCGTCGACGATGATGTCAATTTTTTATATGTTCTGGGTTTGCTCCTTGAGTCAAAAGATCTGGAGGTCACTTCAGCCTCGCGTGGAGCAGAAGCAGTCGACATCGTGCGGAAAACCACGTTCGACATGGTCATAACCGATTTCAGCATGCCGGGTATGAATGGTCTTGAACTGGCGGCTGCCGTAAAAGAACTGCATCCCGACCTCCCGGTCATGATGGTTACGTGCGAAGTGACATCAGATCTCATTGAAATGGCTACAGATGTCGGCATCTGCCGGGTTTTGGACAAACCGGTCAATGTGGGACGGCTGTTGGCGGACATCCGGCACTTTTCCCGGAGGAAAGGCCGGCATACACCCGCCTGA
- a CDS encoding TAXI family TRAP transporter solute-binding subunit, protein MKLSLLAAVTLLLTPAALPAFPQHTLSIGSGNTTGSYYVSSSAIAKIFNRRSAEYGMRLATVSSQGSVANVESVSEGRTAFGIAQDDVLRDASRGAGRWAGKSQPGLRAVLGLPVEAVTVVAAADAGISRMGDLKGKRVNIGAEGSFDHDYAVTLLRLSGLVPSDVVISTHPASLASELLQKNDIDAYIYTVSHPNLAVMEASTGPRKVVLVPLDTSLIERVTAENPLLLPAVVPTSSYPVLEHAGVVPTIGIRSILFTRSDMAEETVYRLVRDIMTNFDLFRRQHPSLQVLSPREAADAAVIPLHPGAERFFREAGTAP, encoded by the coding sequence TTGAAACTGTCTCTTTTGGCGGCAGTGACACTGCTCCTGACGCCCGCGGCCCTTCCCGCATTTCCGCAGCACACGCTTTCAATCGGTTCCGGGAACACCACCGGTTCCTACTATGTCTCGTCCAGTGCCATAGCCAAGATATTCAACCGGCGCAGCGCCGAATACGGCATGCGGCTCGCCACCGTTTCGTCCCAGGGGTCGGTGGCCAATGTGGAAAGCGTCTCGGAGGGGAGAACGGCCTTCGGGATAGCCCAGGACGACGTACTGCGGGATGCGTCGCGGGGCGCCGGCAGATGGGCGGGAAAGAGTCAACCGGGCCTGCGAGCCGTTCTCGGCCTTCCGGTTGAAGCCGTGACAGTCGTCGCCGCAGCGGATGCCGGTATCAGCCGGATGGGAGACCTCAAGGGCAAGCGGGTCAACATCGGTGCCGAGGGATCCTTCGACCATGACTATGCGGTGACCCTGCTCCGTCTCTCCGGCCTCGTTCCCTCAGACGTGGTCATCTCGACCCATCCCGCCTCGCTTGCCTCCGAACTGCTGCAGAAGAACGATATCGACGCCTACATTTATACGGTGTCGCATCCGAACCTTGCCGTCATGGAGGCCAGCACCGGCCCCCGGAAGGTTGTCCTCGTGCCCCTCGACACCTCGCTGATCGAACGGGTGACGGCCGAAAACCCGCTTCTGCTGCCCGCGGTGGTTCCCACCAGTTCCTATCCGGTGCTGGAGCACGCCGGGGTGGTGCCGACCATCGGTATCCGGTCGATACTGTTCACCCGCTCCGACATGGCGGAGGAAACCGTTTATCGCCTGGTGCGGGATATCATGACGAACTTCGATCTTTTCAGGCGCCAGCACCCGTCCCTGCAGGTCCTTTCTCCCCGTGAGGCTGCCGACGCCGCGGTCATTCCCCTCCATCCCGGAGCCGAACGCTTTTTCCGGGAGGCGGGCACCGCCCCCTGA